The genomic interval CGGCGCCGCACTGCGTCGTCAGATCCTGCTCATTGGCCAACAGATCCTCGAGGATCCGTCCGTAGTGGGTGGCGAGGTGCGGCGTGAGGTCGGCGAACTCCAGTTCCTCGAACCCCAACTCGGACAGCATCGTGCGGTACTCCCGAAGGGATCCCAGGGAGTCGAGGTGGACGCGGTCGAGGATGGGCTGCAAGGCTGCCGCGGGGCAGGAATCGCCCTGCATGGGGTCGGTGAAGATGAACTGACCGCCCGTGCGCAGCACCCGGCCGACTTCCGCGAAGACCTGTCTCCGCCGGGTGCTGTGCAGGATGGCGTCCTGGGACCATACCACGTCGAAGCTGCCGTCCGTGACCGGGATGTCCTCGAAGCTCCCGTCGACGACGTTGATGGCCAGGGAGCAATTGTCTCTCGCATTCAAGGCCCGGTTCCGGGAGTTCTGCTCCTCACTCAGGTTCAGGCACGCCACGTGGCAGCCGTACTGTCGGAACAGGTAGCGGGCCGACCCGCCATGGCCCGCGCCGATGTCGAGCACGCGTGTGCCCGTGCCCAGTCCCTGGACCATGGAGGCGATTCGCTCCACGGTCCGCTGGCCGGCTTCGTCCACCGTGTCCCCGTCGTTCTCGTAGATACCGAGATGCAGGTGTTCGTCGCCGTAGGAGGCATCGTAGATCCGGCGCACGTCATCGTTGTTGTAGTAGTCTCTGACCGATTCCACGGCCTCCGAATAGCGGGCTTCCGGCACTCCCATCCGACCGTTACCCTTTCCGGAAGTGCAGGATGCCCCACTGCAGATTGCCTGCATTGCCGCCGTTCACCCAGTGTTGCAGGCCGGCCTTCATGCGTTCGATGTACTCCTCGCTGCATACCTTGAGCAGGTCCCACTGGTTGGCCTGGACCTCGTCCAGGACCCGCGCGTAGTGGGTGGCGAGTTGCGGTGTCAGGTCGACGAACTCGATCTCTTCGAAGCCCAGGCGCGACAGCATCGTCCGGTACCGTGGGACCGATCCGAGGGAATCGAGATGGATACGGTCCAGGATCGGCTGCAGAACTTCCGTCGGGCAGTCTTCGTGCTGCATGGGGTCGGTGAAGATGAGTTGGCCGCCCTGGGACAGGACCCGGCCGACTTCCTCGAACACGCGTTCCCGGTTGCTGCTGTGCAGGATGGCGTCCTGGGACCACACGACGTCCACGCTGTCATCCGGCATGGGGATGTCTTCGAAGCTGCCGTCCACCACGTTGATGGCGAGGGAGATGTTGCTCCTGGCGTTGAGGTCGCGATTGCGCGCGTTCTGGACCTCGCTCAGGTTCAGGCAGCCGACGTTGCAGCCGTAGTTCTCGACCAGGTAACGGGCGGACCCGCCATATCCCGCCCCGATGTCCAGCACGCGGGTGGTCGGCTCCAGTTGTTGGATCATGGAGGCCATGCGTTGGACGGTGCGCCGGCTGGCGTCGAAGATCGTGTCGCCCTCGCCCTCGTACAGGCCGACGTGGATGTCCTCGCCGCCCCACACGGTGGCATAGAACCGGTCGGCGTCGTTGCTGTTGTAGTAGTCCCGGGCGGTCTCCACCGCGCCGGAGTACGCCAACGTGGCGCCGGCCCGAACCGGCCGTTCCTCGTTCTTGTAGAGCTTCTCCGCCACGTGGATGAAGAAGTCCGGATCCTCCACCCGATG from Deltaproteobacteria bacterium carries:
- a CDS encoding methyltransferase domain-containing protein: MESVRDYYNNDDVRRIYDASYGDEHLHLGIYENDGDTVDEAGQRTVERIASMVQGLGTGTRVLDIGAGHGGSARYLFRQYGCHVACLNLSEEQNSRNRALNARDNCSLAINVVDGSFEDIPVTDGSFDVVWSQDAILHSTRRRQVFAEVGRVLRTGGQFIFTDPMQGDSCPAAALQPILDRVHLDSLGSLREYRTMLSELGFEELEFADLTPHLATHYGRILEDLLANEQDLTTQCGADHVRRVKTGLRHWVDGGKRGYLQWGILHFRKT
- a CDS encoding methyltransferase domain-containing protein — its product is FYSVLQHDGVLVLDQRNYDDILDDGFSSKHIYYYCGENVSAAPEYVDEGLARFRYEFPDNSVFHLNMFPLRKDYVRKLMGEVGFQQVKTYADFQETHRVEDPDFFIHVAEKLYKNEERPVRAGATLAYSGAVETARDYYNSNDADRFYATVWGGEDIHVGLYEGEGDTIFDASRRTVQRMASMIQQLEPTTRVLDIGAGYGGSARYLVENYGCNVGCLNLSEVQNARNRDLNARSNISLAINVVDGSFEDIPMPDDSVDVVWSQDAILHSSNRERVFEEVGRVLSQGGQLIFTDPMQHEDCPTEVLQPILDRIHLDSLGSVPRYRTMLSRLGFEEIEFVDLTPQLATHYARVLDEVQANQWDLLKVCSEEYIERMKAGLQHWVNGGNAGNLQWGILHFRKG